Proteins encoded within one genomic window of Pedobacter africanus:
- a CDS encoding phytoene desaturase family protein: protein MNRTDFDAVVVGSGPNGLAAAIAMQQEGLSVLIIEGKAEVGGGLRSAELTLPGFVHDVCSAIHPLAIGSPFLNTLPLQDHGLLYAYPGLAAAHPFDDGTAAVLSSSLEETARLLGQDEQAYLKLIKPLVKDWPDIAADVLGPLHFPKHPLAMARFGLNALTSASFLAKRFKTQAARGLWAGMAAHSIQPLANLTTSAIGLVLMTAAHLKGWPIPLGGSAAIASALASYFIAIGGRIETGRFIGSLNELPSAKAILFDVTPKQLLQIAGHKFSALYKWQLEKYRYGMGVFKVDWALDEAIPFTAAQARQAGTVHIGNTIEEITLSEQQCWQGKHAEKPFVLLAQQSLFDSSRAPEGKHTAWAYCHVPNGSEKDMTAAIEQQIERFAPGFRDRILARHTMNTGQMEAYNPNYIGGDINGGVIDLGQIFTRPALRSSPYRTSAKGLYLCSSSTPPGGGVHGMCGYHAAKRALKDLFSIEI from the coding sequence TTGAACAGAACAGATTTTGATGCCGTGGTTGTTGGTTCGGGTCCAAATGGGCTTGCTGCAGCTATTGCTATGCAACAGGAAGGCCTGTCGGTACTGATCATAGAAGGGAAAGCCGAAGTTGGCGGCGGTTTAAGGTCTGCAGAACTGACCCTGCCGGGTTTTGTCCACGACGTTTGTTCGGCCATTCATCCCCTTGCCATCGGCTCACCATTTTTGAATACCCTGCCCCTGCAGGATCATGGTTTGTTGTATGCCTATCCCGGTCTTGCTGCTGCGCATCCTTTTGATGATGGGACTGCGGCGGTGTTAAGTTCTTCCCTGGAAGAAACGGCCAGGTTGCTGGGCCAGGATGAACAAGCCTATCTGAAGCTGATAAAGCCTTTGGTGAAGGATTGGCCCGATATTGCGGCTGATGTGCTCGGACCGTTACATTTTCCCAAACATCCCCTGGCAATGGCCAGATTTGGGCTAAACGCCCTTACCTCAGCTTCTTTTCTGGCCAAGCGTTTTAAAACCCAGGCTGCGCGGGGCTTATGGGCAGGAATGGCTGCCCATTCCATACAGCCCTTAGCTAACCTTACTACCTCGGCTATAGGTTTGGTGCTGATGACCGCAGCCCACTTAAAAGGGTGGCCCATCCCGCTGGGCGGTTCGGCCGCCATTGCCAGTGCATTGGCTTCCTATTTTATAGCCATAGGTGGCAGGATTGAAACAGGAAGGTTTATCGGGTCGCTGAATGAACTGCCTTCGGCAAAAGCCATACTTTTTGATGTTACCCCAAAACAGCTGTTGCAGATTGCAGGGCACAAGTTTTCTGCCCTTTACAAATGGCAGCTGGAAAAGTATCGTTATGGCATGGGGGTTTTTAAGGTAGACTGGGCCCTGGACGAAGCCATTCCCTTTACAGCGGCACAGGCGCGGCAGGCAGGTACAGTGCACATTGGCAATACCATCGAAGAAATTACTTTATCTGAACAGCAATGCTGGCAGGGGAAACATGCCGAAAAACCATTTGTACTACTTGCACAGCAAAGCCTGTTCGATTCGTCGAGGGCGCCCGAAGGTAAACACACGGCCTGGGCTTATTGCCACGTACCCAACGGCTCTGAAAAAGACATGACCGCTGCTATTGAACAGCAGATAGAACGGTTTGCTCCGGGCTTCAGGGACAGGATACTGGCCAGGCACACCATGAATACCGGCCAGATGGAAGCGTATAACCCGAACTATATTGGAGGCGATATCAATGGCGGGGTAATTGACCTGGGGCAGATCTTTACACGCCCTGCTCTGAGAAGCTCACCCTACCGGACCTCTGCAAAAGGGCTTTATCTCTGTTCATCCTCTACACCTCCGGGAGGGGGGGTGCATGGCATGTGCGGCTACCATGCTGCAAAACGGGCGTTAAAAGATCTTTTCTCTATTGAAATTTAA
- a CDS encoding RagB/SusD family nutrient uptake outer membrane protein — protein sequence MKSIKYIVFLLTITSLTSCERFLTTEPVNAVSDENPIYDKGSSETALRAVYRQLGSVGYYGETYVTLGYFPSGDIKNLTTGGSANLVNVNFRTDEVFFNTAWIAIYNTINRANHVISKVPNVTDPLLTPALKNQYIGEAKFIRALAYFDLARAWGGVQLILEPTVSLENRPKVKRSTLEQTYAQVQKDLEDAELLLPDVVNRIRATKRTVWALRARLHLYKKEWLLAEEYATKLIDKTADYTLVKPFSAWFANNVSASKESIFELQYSVLNPNAIRVQMQHSTNGGQYRYAPNDRFVQLLNDPAISGGRSALIGSVTQSGITNWFGNLYYRKDATDPAYIFRIAEIYLIRAEARAQLNNLSAGSGALSDLNQVRDRAGILPSAAVTKEQILLAIENERRIEFAWEAHRWFDLARTGRAKAVLEALDPNTKVADHEYVFPIPVTQIQLDPSLEQNKDY from the coding sequence ATGAAATCTATAAAATATATTGTCTTTTTATTGACCATAACCTCCTTAACTTCCTGTGAGCGTTTTTTAACCACCGAGCCGGTCAATGCTGTTTCGGATGAAAACCCGATATACGACAAAGGCTCCAGTGAAACCGCATTGAGGGCGGTTTACCGGCAATTGGGCAGCGTAGGGTATTATGGTGAAACCTATGTAACCCTGGGCTATTTTCCAAGCGGGGATATTAAAAACCTGACTACAGGTGGTTCTGCCAACCTGGTAAATGTAAATTTCAGAACCGATGAAGTATTCTTTAATACAGCCTGGATTGCCATTTACAACACCATCAACCGCGCCAACCATGTGATCAGCAAAGTGCCAAATGTGACAGACCCTTTGCTTACCCCCGCCCTTAAAAACCAGTACATTGGCGAAGCTAAATTTATCAGGGCCCTGGCCTATTTTGACCTTGCCCGGGCATGGGGCGGTGTACAGCTCATTCTTGAACCTACAGTATCGTTAGAGAACCGCCCTAAAGTAAAAAGAAGCACGCTGGAACAGACTTATGCCCAGGTGCAGAAAGACCTGGAAGATGCAGAACTGTTATTGCCGGATGTGGTAAACCGGATAAGGGCAACCAAACGTACCGTCTGGGCATTGAGGGCCAGGCTGCACCTCTATAAAAAAGAATGGCTGCTGGCAGAAGAATATGCCACCAAACTGATTGATAAAACAGCTGATTATACCCTGGTCAAACCTTTCAGCGCCTGGTTTGCCAACAATGTAAGCGCAAGCAAAGAGTCGATCTTTGAACTGCAGTATAGTGTGCTGAACCCCAATGCCATTCGTGTACAGATGCAGCATTCTACCAACGGCGGGCAATACCGCTATGCACCCAATGACAGATTTGTGCAGCTATTAAACGATCCTGCAATATCAGGCGGAAGGAGCGCTCTGATAGGTAGTGTAACACAAAGCGGGATTACCAACTGGTTTGGAAACCTGTATTACCGTAAAGATGCTACAGACCCTGCATACATTTTCCGGATTGCCGAAATATACCTGATCCGTGCCGAAGCCAGGGCACAGCTCAACAACCTGTCGGCAGGCAGCGGGGCATTGTCCGACCTGAACCAGGTTCGGGACCGGGCAGGTATTTTACCATCTGCTGCGGTTACCAAAGAACAGATCCTGCTGGCCATTGAAAATGAGCGCCGCATAGAGTTTGCCTGGGAAGCACACCGGTGGTTTGACCTGGCCCGGACCGGAAGGGCCAAAGCTGTTCTGGAGGCTTTGGACCCCAATACCAAAGTAGCAGATCATGAGTATGTTTTTCCAATACCGGTTACACAAATCCAGCTCGACCCAAGCCTGGAACAGAATAAAGATTATTAA